From Bombus vancouverensis nearcticus chromosome 15, iyBomVanc1_principal, whole genome shotgun sequence, the proteins below share one genomic window:
- the LOC117162143 gene encoding katanin p60 ATPase-containing subunit A-like 2 isoform X5 codes for MDVSDVLFREARLSPEHRVCDNIDLEIIVAEYENYYKMKFQKYPILCKKITGREMTREVTNASKTVCRSIETKAKSVSKQARSEPVKETNLQQKITDDNTNHINLAMTVTSIFPNESDGRSSEELFNVPMEQSMQSKILKCIEKLYSDNPELRKIAEDISCEIIVNKLNVHWDDVIGLEECKTAVKEAVVYPLKYHIFFDGPFSPWKGILLYGPPGTGKTKLANAVATECHCTFFNITASSLVSKWRGDSEKYIRVLFELAYSHSPTIIFIDEIDWIATNKGDCILSEPAKRFRSELLSRLDGLVSNENSNVVLLATTNSPWGIDAALLRRLEKQIYVSLPNEVARLGIFKLYLSNHLLENTDIVNHIVKCTERYSCADIKLLCKQAWLLEISPIWRRLEKKETPVTTLKYELKSYEILAKLLKKMSPTVMQIDKYDTWNK; via the exons atcgttgcagagtatgaaaattattacaagatgaaatttcaaaaatatcccatattgtgtaagaaaataactggaagggaaatgacgagggaagtgacaaatgcaagcaaaac tgtttgcagaagtattgagacaaaagccaaatctgttagtaaacaagcgagaagtgagcctgtgaaagagacgaatctacagcagaagataactgatgacaatacgaatcatattaatctcgcaatgacagtgacgtcaatattccccaatgagagtgatggacgttcatcagaagagctatttaacgtcccaatggaacaatccatgcaatcgaagatattgaaatgcattgaaaagctttattcagataatccggaattacgaaagattgctgaggacatctcatgc gagatcatagtaaacaaattaaatgtacattgggatgacgttataggcctagaggaatgtaaaaccgctgttaaggaggccgttgtgtatccccttaagtatcatatcttttttgatggcccgttttccccctggaaaggtattttgctgtacggcccacctggtacag ggaaaacgaagTTAGCGAATgcagtcgcgacagaatgccattgcaccttttttaacataactgccagctcattggtcagcaaatggagaggcgattccgagaagtatatacgt gttttatttgaacttgcctatagtcattcgcctacaattatttttatcgacgagattgactggatcgccacaaataaaggagactgtatattgtctgaacctgcaaagagattcagatcagaacttctttctagattggatggattagtgtctaatgagaattctaatgtagttcttctggctacaactaattccccttg gggcattgatgcagctttactcaggcgtctcgaaaagcaaatatacgtatcattacccaatgaagttgctcgacttggtatattcaaattataccttagcaaccacttattagaaaatacagatattgtaaaccacatagtaaaatgtacggaaagatattcttgtgcagatataaaattgctttgtaagcaagcgtggctactagaaataagcccgatatggaggagacttgaaaagaaagaaacacctgttaccactttgaaatatgaattaaaaagttatgaaatattagcaaaattgttaaaaaaaatgtcacctacagttatgcaaatagataaatatgatacgtggaacaaataa